The following DNA comes from Kitasatospora sp. NBC_01287.
CCAGCGCGAGCACCGCCGCCTTCAGCAGCTCCCAACCCAGCAGGCCCACGACCCCACCGCTGCCCGCCAGCGCGTCGCGAGCCGCCTCGATGCCCTGCGACATGGGCATCACCTCACCGATCGCGGCAAGCCAGCCGGGTAGCCGGTCGAGAGGGATGTTCACCCCGCACAGCAGCAGCATCGAGTACAGCACCACGCTGGCGGCGAAGATCGGCTCGCGGGTGCGCAGCCCGATCGCGCCGACGAGCAGGCCGCAGGCACTGCACGACATGGCGGTGACCAGGACGGCGAGAGCGAGTCGGGGCAGCGAGCCGAGCGGGACGTGCAGCCAGCCGAGGGCCGTACCGAGGGCCAGCATGACCGAGGAGGTCAGGGCTCCCATGAGGACCGCCGGCCCGATCCGGCCGCCGAACATCACGGCCCTGTTGGCCGGGGTGGCGAGCACCGCGCTGAGCGTACCGCTCACCCGCTCGCCCTGGACGGACATGGCCGGCGCGAACAGGCCCGCCATGGCACACGCGTTCAGCGCGTTGCCCACGACGTAGTACTGGGTCGGATAGGTACCCAGGTAGCGGCCGAGATGGACGAACCAGATCAACTGGACCACCGGAACGCCCAGTACCGTGGGAATGAACGCGGAGGGCCGCAACCAGCGGAACAGCGCGAGGTGGGAACGCCACCCGGCGACGAAGAACAGTCGCAGCGTCACTGCAACGCCAGCGTGCCGCTGGAGCGAGCCAGCCATTCGAACCTCTTCTGTAGTAGCAGCGTCACCGCGATGTAGACCGCCGAGAGCAGGGCGCACATGCCCACGGCCGAGCCGGCCCCCGAGGTCCCGGCCGCCGCCCCCTCCAGAGCTTTGACACCCCAGGTGGGCGCGAGGAGATAGGAGATGGACCGGACCGACGCGGGGAGGGTGGAGATGGGCACCAGCATTCCGCTGAGCATCCAGACCGGATACTCGAAGAAGTTGGCCAGCGACTGCGCGGTCGGGTACAGGATGAACGCGGACGCCATCAGCAGCCCGAGCATCCCCAAGGCCACCACGGTGACCCCCACGGCCCCGACGAACAGCAGTGGATCCGCGATGTGCAGCGGCATGTCGAACAGCAGCGCGCTCCACAGCAGGGTTGCCACCAGCCCGTAGACCCCCAGGGACGCGGTCGCGAGGGCGAACGGCAGCGTGATGAGGAAGGTCGATCGGGGGCTGGCGACAAGGGGCTCGAGGATCTGCGACCAGCGCAGCCGATTGATCGCGTTGCCGGAGCCGAGCAGGGTCGAGGACCACATGCCCATCAGGGCCGCGCTCAGCGCCACGTCGATGGGCGCGACGTGCCGGGTCGAGCTGCGGAACATGTAGAAGGCCAGCGACGCGAAGATCAGGGGCAGCAGCACGCACTGGAAGAGGTACAGCCGGCTGCGCATCAGCTGCCACAGCTCCAACCGCCAGGAGCGCAGGACGAATCCGGTACCCGCCCGCAGCCGACCCGTCGCGGTCGACGCGGTCCACGCGGTCCACGAGGTCGACGCGGTCACCGCCCGCCTCCGGAGATCAACGCGACGTACGCGTCCTCCAGAGTCGGCTCGCGCTTGAACACCTCGCGTATGGCCACCTCTCGCAACTCGGCCAGGACGGCCGCGGTCACGTCTGTCTCCAGTCCGCTGTGGATGTCGAGGGACTGGCCGGAGTCCAGCTCGGTCAGGCTCACCGAGCGGATGCCGGGCAGCGCCCGCAGCCGGTTCACGTGCCCGTCGTCGGCGCCGGTGACGTTCACGGTCAGCACGACCTGGCCGGCGGTCTGCTTCTTGAGGGCCTCCGGGGTGCCCTCGGCGATCTTCTTGCCGTTACGCATCACCGCGACCCGGTCGCAGAGTTCGTCGGCCTCGAACATGTAGTGCGTGGTGAGCAGCACGGTGCGGCCCTGCTGGTGCACCAGGTCGCGGACCAGGGCCCGCAGTTCCCGGGCGCCGACCGGGTCGATGCCGTTGCTCGGCTCGTCGAGGATCACCACCTTGGGGTCGTGCAGCAGGCCGCGGGCGATGTGCAGCCGCTGCTTCATGCCGCGCGAATAGGTCTCCACACGCTTCCGCTCGTTCCCCAGCAGGCCGACCATGTCGAGCAGTTCGGGCACGCGGCGCTTCTGCTCCCGGTACGGGATGCCATACAGGTCCGCGAAGAGCAGAAGGTTGTCCCGGGCCGACAGCCGCGCGTACAGTCCCGCGTCACCGCCGAGGATGACCCCGATCAGCCGGCGCACGGTCTGCGCTTCGCGCACGACATCGTGACCCAGGACGCTCACTTGGCCGGAGGTCGGCAGCAGCACTGTCATGAGGATCTTCGCGGTGCTGGTCTTGCCGGCCCCGTTGGGCCCGAGCAGACCCACCATCTCGCCCTGCTCGACGCGCAGCGAGAGTCCGTCCACCGCGCGCTTCACCCGCCCCTGCGGCTCCTGGAAGGTGCGTACCAGTGCTTGGATCTCGATGGCGGATCTGGCGGTCAGGTCCTGCATCCGAATACCTCTTACTGAAGACCGATGGTGGGGTGCTCTGTTGGCGTACCGCGATGGCCTAGGAGGCCGTGCGCGCGACCGCACTCTCACATGTCGCGTACAGCGCCTGCGTGCTGACCTCTGCGTCGACGGCGAGCCGCCGCAACTCCTGGTCGTACCAGGACAGCAGTGAATGGAGCCGGTCCTCCGGCAGCACTCGCGGATCGGTCCGGATGACGACCGGCATCTCGCGGCCGCCGCGGACCCTCATGTCGAAGCGCGGGCCGACCTGACGGTTGGGGAGGGTGGCCTCGACCCTGGCGGAGGCGTGACCGGAAGCCGCGGGATACGGCGGCGCCGCCATGATGTCCTGCGCCATGAAGTTGTAGAAGTTGTCGAAGCCGAGCTCGATGCCACGCTCCGCGCGCACCAGAGCGGTGACTTCGTCGATGTCGTAGGCGCCGAAGCGGTAGGACCGGAGCGCGGCGGCCTGGACGGACGCGGCGTACCGGCCGAAACCGTCAGGCGCCGCGCCGATGTCCAGCGGCAGCGGGGCGTACTGGTTCATCGAGCTGACCAGATCCTGCCAGGGCAGCCGAAAGCGGTTGCTCGACTGCAGGGTGAGCACCACCCGCGCCGTCCCGCTGACCACGGCCAGAGCCACCGAGCTGAGTGCCAGCAGCACCCCGTGGGCCGGCACCCCCAACCGTTCGGCCGCGGTGGCCAGCGCCGAGCGGGCCCCCGGTGACCGCAGGACCGCCTCGATCCGTCCCGGATCCTGATCGCCGTGATCCGGCACCGGGAACACGCCCGGATCGAGCGTGTCCAGCAGCCGCGTCCAGTGCGCGAGGGCAGCCGTGCGGCTCGACCGGTTGGCATCCGATCGCTGGAAGAGGGCCAGCTCGCGCGGCTGCACGGGGGTCTCCGTCAGCCAGCGCCGCCCTTCCGGATCGTCACCACCCATGAGTACGGTCAGTTCGCCGCTCAGACGGCGCAGCGAGAACCCGTCGGCGGCGATGTGGTCGCAGACGAGGACGACGAAACGGGGACGGCCGCCGTCGGTGACCACGGTGAAGCGGCGGCCGAAGTCCCTCTCCCGGTCGATCAGCTCGGCCGCCTGCCCGCGCCCGATGGCCATGGCAGCGGACTCATCGGCGCCGGGATCCTCGATGGTGGCGATCCGCACCCGGTCCTCCACCGGCCGCACGAACTGGATCGGGCCCCGCGGTGTCTCCGCGAAGTGGGTGCGCAGGGACTCATGCCGCTCGCACAGCGAGCGCAGCCCCGCGTACACCCGATCCAGCGGACACTCGGCCGGTACCGGGACGACGACACTCAGGTACGTCTCCGGCCAGCGATCGGTCGGCCAGCGGGCGGTGATCCGCAAGACGGACAGCTGGCCGAAGGTCAGCGGTGTACGGTCAGCCTCGGACACGGGCTCCGTCCTTCCTCTATGCCTGTTCAGGTGCCGCTCGCACGTGTCGATCGAGACGGCGGGCCCAGGATCTGAGCCGGACATCGAAATCCTGCGGTCGATTCGCCGCACCGGGTGGCTGCCGACCGGTGGCCGGTCAGAGTCCCAGCGCCTCCCGGACCGAGGCCGGCCAGTCACCGGCCGACCGGCCGTGGCGGTGCTGGAGCGCGAGCACCAACCGGTCCAGGCCGAAAGCAAGACAGGCGCTGTGCGCCACCGAGCCGTCCGTCAGCGTGAGTCCGAACGCCGCGCCGAAGTGGTCCTTGTGGCCGTTGGCCGAGGCCACCGACTGCGTCTGCCCGTGGCCGAGCCGAGTCACGATCTCCCACTTGAGTTCCCCGGTGCGCTGGACCGCCGCCATCAACCGCCCGGGCCGGCCGAAGAACGGGTCGTTCGCGGCGACCACCTCGACTGCCAGGCCGAGTCCGCCGAGCCAGGTGACAGCCGATTCCAGCACCCGGTCGCGCCAGTCCATCACCGCTTCCGGGGCGCCGAACCGGACGACCTCGTACATCCGGAAGGCGCGCAGCCGCCCGGTCTCCGCAGTCGCCTCGCCGCGATAGCAGACGGCTTCCACGCTCAGTTGCCGTTCGGTGCCGAGCACGCTGCCCGCGAGCAGGGGATACACGTGGTGGCAGGCCGCCGGGGACAGCACCAGGTCGGTCGGGCCGGCCGCACCGCCCTCGGGGGCGCCGTACACGGTTCCCAGCAACTGCGGGAACGAGGTCGGATAGTCCGCCCGTTCGGCGACCGTCCGGGCGATCACCGGGGGGGCCAGATAGTGCTCTTCACTCCCGTAGAAGGCCGCGGCGAGGCCGATCCGCAGGCCGTCCAGGATCCGCGCTTCGGCAGCCGGGGTGAGTACCACCCCGGGTGCCCGGAGAGTCGGGTCCGGTGGCATCGTCATCGTTCTCCTCGGGAGAGCAGTACCGTCCGGGCGTTGGCGGCGAGCAGCCGGCCATTGCCGATCATCAGCGGGGCGGAGTAGGCATCACGCAGGATCCGCGCCACCGAGTACGGACCGCGTTCGGCGAAGCCGGCCATGCCGCACACCTGCAATGCCAGGTGGGCCGTCTCCACGGCCCCTTCGGACACCGAGATCTTGAGGGCGTTCAGCTGCGCGCCGAGCCCCAGCGTGGGTTCCCGCCCGGCGTCGAAGACCGGCTCCACGGCGCGCACGGCCGCGTCGAGTTGTGCGCGCATCGCGGTCAACCTCAGATGTGCCCGGGCGAGTTCGGGTACCGCGGCGGTGGGATCGGCCGGAGCCCGCCCGCGGACGGAGCGCACCGCCCGGTGCACCGACTCGGCGGCCAGTCCGCTCCACACGCCGGCCCAGAGCAGGTGGGAGACCGGCACCATGGTCTCGGCGGCGACGGTCCGGAACGGTACCGGCAGGATCTGGTCCCGCTGGAAGGCGGCCCGGATCCGGAACGCCGGACTGCAGGTACCCCGCATGCCGAGGACGTCCCACTCCCCCTGCTGCTCCAGTTCGACCTGGTCGCGGGTCACCAGGACGGCGACCTGGTTACCGGTGTCCGCGTCGGCCGTGCGACGGGCGGTGACCAGATAGGCGTCGGCCCCGGCCCCGTAGGAGACGGTCGTGCCGTCCTTCTCCAGGGTCTGCCGTCCGTCCGGTCCGTCCGCCAGGCTGCTGAGGCTGCTGCGCAGGTCGCCACCGACACCGCGCTCGCTGGTGACCGAGGCGATCAGCCATCGCTCGGCCACCGCCTTCCGCAGCAGCGGCGATTCTCGGTGGTGCCTTACCAGGCAGGCCAGTTGAGCCTGGTGCATGGCCCAGATCATCGCCGAGGAGCCGCAGCTACGGGCGAGGCGCTCGGCGATCCGCACCAGCGCGGGGAGACCGAGCCCCAGTCCGCCGAACTCCCGGGGCGCGATCGCCGCCATCAGGTTGGTGTCGCGGAGCACTTGGAGTGCCTCGGTGGGTAGCCGCGCGCCGCGGTCGACATCGGCCGCGCTGGCAGCCGCCTGCTCGGCTGCCGCGGTCAGCGCGAGCTCCAGTTCCGGGGTGAACCCCCGCGGGTCGGTCTCAGTCACTGGAAACGGCCTTCTTCTCATTCAGCAGTTCGACCAGCACCGCCTCAAGACTGCGGATACTGGCAAAGGTCTCCCGGGTCAGCGCGCGCTCCGGAAGCTCCACGCCGAAGTGGTCCTCCAGCAGCATCATCATCTGCACACTCGTCATGGAGTCCATGCCGGCGTCCCACAGGTCGGTGTCAGCCGCCACTCCTGGAACGATGTCCTGGAGTTTGGGGATGACGGTAATGACCTTCCTGATCTCCTCAGTCATCACAGCTGCCTCCCGGCCTTTCGACATCAGCTCGTCATTGGGATCAAACAGGCGCACCCGGACGAAGTCCGGTTCGATCACCAGCCGTTGAGATGCGAGACCGAGCCGAAGTCGACCTCGGGGCCGTAGGCCGCCAGCGCTTCGCCCATCCGGTCGCCGGCCGCGCGTCCCACCGGGGACGGGACGGCGAGCCGGTCGGCCAGGTCGAACGCGTGGCCGAGGTCCTTCACCATGTAGCCGAGCTTGAAGCCGGCCTCGAAGTCGCCGACCAGGACCCGGTTCGGGTAGAGGCCGGCGAGCTGCGCGTTGGCGCCGCCCCCGCCACTGGTGATGGCCTCGATCGCCAGGCGCGGGTCCACCCCGGCCTCGCGGGCCATGGCGAGCACCTCGCCGGAGGCGACCGCGGTGACGGCGACCAGGTAGTTGTTGAGCAACTTGACGGTCAGGCCCGCGCCCACCGGCCCGCAGTGCCGCAGCTTCTCCGGATCGCCGATGGCGGTCAGTACGGGCCGGGCACGCTCCACCGCCGCCTCGGAGCCGCCGACCCAGAAGGCCAGCGCTCCGGCGCGGACCGCCGCGATGCCGCCGCCGGCCGGGGAGTCCAGGTAGGCCACACCGTGCCGCCGCGCCTCGGCGGCCAGCTCCCGGGCGACCTGCGGGGAGTGCGTCGTCATCTCCAGCAGGACGGACCCTGGTTGAGCCGTCGTCAGCAGGGACCTCACCACCGAGCGGACCTCGGCGGCATCGGGCAGGATGGTGCAGATCACCTCGGCCTGCTCGGCGGCGGCCTCGGGAGTGTCGACCACCGACCAGCCGCTCGGCAGTCGCCCGGGGGAGCGCGAGGAGACGACCACCTCGTGCCCTGCCGCCAACAGGCGTTCCACCATGGGAGCGCCCATCAGGCCGGCGCCGACGAATCCGACCCGCATCACCCACGCTCCGCGGTGATGAAGGCGTAGGCGCTTCGCAGCGACGAGATCATACTGATGTTGAGCGTGTCGATGTCGATCTCGGCACCACGTTGCTGCTCCAGGAAGTCGAGGAAGGCCAACGAGCCGAGCGAGTCCAGGACTCCGCTCTCGAACAGGTCGGTCTCGGGCTCCAGTCCGGAGCTGTCCGCGCCGATCTCCGCGAGGAACTGGACGGCGTTCCGCACGAACTCGTCCTCCGAAGGCATGATGGTCGGCATTACTTCTCCCCTGTCGTTGCGTTCATCCGGTCGCGCAGCACCTCGTAGTGCTCACGACAGGCCCTGCGCGAGACCGGCGCCGACGCGAGCGTGTCGAACGCGTGGAAGGTCCCGGCGAAGCGGTGCAGTTCGGTCGGGACGCCGGCCTCGGCCAGGCGTCGGGCGTACTCGTCCCCTTCGTCCCGCAGCGGGTCGTACTCCGCGGTCATCACATAGGCCGGCGGAAGCCCGCGCAGGTCGGTGGCCCGGGCGGGCGCCGCGTACGGCGAGACCGGACCCCGGCGCTCCGCGGGGCCGAGGTAGTGGTCCCACATGTGGACGCAGTTGCGGGAGTCCCAGGCCGGCGTGTCGGCGAACTCCCGGACCGACCTGGTCCGGAGCCGGTCGTCCGTCACGGGGTAGAGCAGCAGTTGGAGCCCGGGCGGTTCGAGCCCGGTGTCGCGGGCCCGGAGGCAGAGGGCGGCGGTCAACGCTCCGCCCGCGCTGGAGCCCGCCACCGCGATCCGTCCGGCGTCGACGCCGATCGACGAACCCTCGGCACGGAGCCATCGGTACGCCGTGAGGCAGTCGTCCAGCCCCGCCGGGAACGGGTGCTCCGGTGCCAGCCGGTAGTCGACCGCGACCACGGTGAAACCGGTCTCGCGGCACATCTCCAGGCACCGGGGGTGCTCGAAGTCGAGATCACCGGAGATGAACGCCCCGCCGTGCAGGTACAGCACGGCCGGACCCGGCTCCGATTCCCCGACCGGTCGGTAGACACGGACCGGCACCTCGATCCCGTCATCGGAGGGCAGCAGCCGGTCCCGTACCTCGACGCCGGGATCGCTGCCGAACCAGAGCCCCGTCATCCGGGCGATGGTGATCCGGCGGGCCGCCTCCCGCCGGACCGCGAGCGGGTCGGCGTGGTCGACGCGGCGGTACAGCGCGGCCGTCCGGACCAGGTGGGGATCGATCCGCAGCGGGGCCGGCACGGGTCGCGGTTCGGTGCTCATCTGCTTCTCCGCTCGGACGGTTCCGGGTACCGCAGCACGAGGAGCTCGGCCCCCTCGGCTCCGGCGGTCAGGATGGCCGGCCCGTCACCGGGCGCCTGCCAGCCGATCGATTCGGGCCCGTGGTCACCCTCGACGCCCGCCACCGAGACCGCGCCGGCCGCGACGTACAGGAACTGCCCGCCCGGCCCGGCAGCCGGGACGGAGAGCTCCGCCCCGGGGCCGGCGGAGCGGCGGCCGACCCGCAGGCCGTCCCGGTCGTCGGCCAGCAGCGCCTCCCCGTCGTCCGTTCGGGCCAGGTCGATCCCCGCGTGCAGGCTGCGCCCGGCGTGGGGTGGAAGCAGGGCCCGGGACTCGGGCATGAACGAGGTGGTCAGGGTCGGCTCGGCCCGCAGGGTGAAGTAGCGCAGCGGTGGGCTGCCGCCGGCCAGCGGGCCGTAGACGGTGAAGGCGTCGGCGTAGTGCACCTCCAACGCGCCGATCGGCCGCCGTCCGAACAGTGAGCCGGTGGCGCCCAGCAGGACCTGGAACTGGTCGACGGGGTGGAAGTGCGGGCGCAGCACGTAGTCGTGCTGCTCCACCAGGTACGCCTGCGGACCGCCGCCGACCGGGGCCGCGCCGCCGAAGTAGTCGACGATCCTGCTGATCCGGCCCTCGAAGACGACTCGCCGGGACACCGCCTGCCCAGGGCTGACGAACTGGGGTTGGGCCAAGGGGTCCACCTTCGCTATTTCCGGAGCATGTTCAGCGCGAGCTGAGCGGACTGGACGAAGAGCCCGACCTCGTTGCCGACGGCGATGAAGCGGAACCCCTCCTTGGCGTACTGGCGGGCCAGCCGGGTGCTCGGTGCGAAGATCCCGGCCGGCTTGCCGGCGGCGGCGCAGGCGGCCAGTACGGTCTGCCGGGCCTGGTCGAAGGCCGGCCCGGTCGGGTCGCCCGGTTGCCCGAGGTCCATCAGCAGGTCACCGGTGCCGACGAACAGCAGGTCCACCCCGGGCACGGCCGCGATGTCCCCGCTGTTCGCGACGGACTCCCGGCTCTCGACCTGCACGACGCACAGCACCCGCTCGTTCGCGGTCGCGAGGTACCCGGCGGTGCTGGTGAAGTAGCCACTGGCCCTGACCGGGTTGACGCCGCGGGAGCCCTGCGGCGGATAGCGGGTGCACCGCGCGGCGAGTTCGGCGTCCTCGACCCGGTCGACCTTGGGCACCATCACCCCGTCGACCCCCAGGTCGAGGGCGGACTCGATGGCGTGCCGGTCCAGGCACGGCACCCGGACGATGGCGGTGGCGCCCGTGCCGCTCAGCGCCTGGGTCTGGTGCAGGGCATCGGCCTTGGTCATCGCCGCCGCCTCCATGTCGATGACCGCCCAGTCGACCCCGGCGCAGGCCGCCGCCTCGGTCAGCAACGCGCTCGCACTGACCAGGAAGAGGCCGTACACCGGTCCGTCGGTCATCCGCTGCCGGATGTCTGTCATAGCTGCGCCCTCTCATCGGTCCCATGGCCGCCGCGCGTCAAGTCGCCCCGGCTGCGGGGGGGGGTGTGGCGTGAGTGGTGCTGTATCGGGAGGGTGCCGGGCCGGAAGGGTGCCGGGCCGGGAGGAGTCCAGGCCGGATCAGCCGGCCTTCAGCACCTGGTAGACCTCGGCCCAGTTCTCCGCCAGCAGGTCGAGGTAGGTGGAGAAGCCCCGCTCCAGCTGCTCGATGTCCTCGACCGACGCGCAGGCCTTCGCCGCGGTCGACAGCGCGTGCACCTTGTGCTGCTTCTCGGTGGCGCCGATGTGCAGGTAGAAGAACTCGCAGTTCTCGTGGAACTCCTCGAAGCCGTACAGGCCGCGGTAGTTCCGCACGCCCTCGTAGAGGTTCACCAACTGGGGGTAGGCGTGCCACTCCTGGGCCAGCAGCGCACCGCAGACCTCCTGCGGGAGCGAGCTGCTGAAGACCTTCTCGCTCTGCTCGATGAGGCGCAGGGTGGACGGCAGCACCGGAGCGGCCACCGTGTCGAGGTCGACGGGGCGGCCGCGCAGACGGCTGAGCAGACCCTCCAGGAACTCCTTGAGGATCACCGAATGCGCCTTGGCGGGGTTGCCGTGGCCCATCTCGTCGTAGAGGTTCTCGACGGTCTCGGCGCGGGCGGTGATGTCCGTCATGTGCAGGAACGCCAGCGCGATCCGGATGGGGGTGCGGCGCACCCGCTCGTAGAAGTTCTTGGCGACGAGCTCCACCTGATCGGCGGTGAGCTCCTGGGAGATCCACAGGTCGTAGAAGGGGTTCTTCACGGCCGGGTGCTCGGCACAGCCGAGGGCCAGCGCCTGGATGCGACTGTGCGCCTCCTCGTACGGGAGCTGCACGGTCTGATCCAGAATGACGGTCACGGTGTCTCCAGCTGGGTTGCTCGGTGGTCGGGTGGGAGCCCGGGGTTGGGCGCGGGTGGGGTGTCGTCAGTCGACGAGGTGGATGCAGGCCGCCGGGCAGGCCATGGCGGTGTCCCTGGCCAGGGTCCGGAGCTGTTCGGGGACGTCCACCTGGTCGGCCGCGCCGCCCGGCCCGTGGAGGATCTCGCCGTCCTGCCTGACGTATGCCAGGAAGTCCTCGCCGATGGCGAACAGCTCCGGCGCCTCCTCCTCGCACAGGCCGCTGTTCTGGCATTTCGACTGGTCGATCCACATCTTCACTGGGTTGTCCTTTCTCGTCGAGGGCGCTGCCTCGGTGGGGAGTTGCGGTCGGCCCGGGGCTACGGCCAGGCGAGGCGGCGGTCCCGGTCGACGGTGAAGGTCGACGGTGAAGGTCGACGGTGCCGGTCGGCTACGGGTGGCCGGCGATGACCGGCTGGTCGACGGCGGCCGGCTGGTCGACGCCGGCGACCGGCTGGTCGACTCGGATGACCGCGCCGGCCCGGTAGGTCTCCTCGACGACGATGCGAATCCACTCCGCGTAGCGGATGGTCTCTCGCAGCCCGTCCGCATCGAAGGTGTCGGCCTCGTCGTGGCTCATCCGCACCACCCGGAAGTCGCCCACCATGGGCGTCAACTCCTGGTCGGTGCCGTCGATCCGATAGCGCAGCCCGAACGAGCCGCGGCCGCCGCTGGAGCAGCCGATCGCCTGATGCCCCCGGTAGTGGGCGTCCTCGTTGCGGAAGATCATGTGTCCGCCGTGCTTCTCGACGAACTGGCCCTGCATACAGCCGGGCCCGTAGAGGCTACGGATGGCACCGCGCTTGAGCTTGAGCATCCGGGCCTTGATGGTGCGGCCCAGCTGCTCGGCCGACTCGTGGCCCAACCGCTCGGCGTAGTCACCGAGTTCGAGGCCGTCCCGGAGCTGGGTCTCGGTGAAGAAGGCCTGGCTGGTGGTCATCTCCGATGGGCGATCGAGCAGATCACCCATCGGGCAGGTCACCGTGACGTGGTCGGCCCGCAGCGCCGGGTCGACCAGGGCTGCCCGCATGATGGCACGGACCACCGAGGCGCTGTCGCCCTCCTCGGCGATGGCCTGCCGGGTCACCGAGGAGAGTCGCTGCTCCGCACCCGCAGCGGCCGGCCCGTCGAAGAGCGCGGCGAGCTCCTGCTCCACCGCGTCGGCGAGCCTGCCCGGATCGAGCTCCGCGCGGGGGATCACGCCCTCGGTTCGGTACCAGGCGCGGCCGTCGATGACCGAGTAGAGCTCATGGGTCCCCTGCACCAGCCCGCGCATCCGGGCGACCTGGTGCGCCAGGTCGAGCAGCCCCTCAGGACTTCGCCCCGCCGGGCCGAGGACACCTTCGTACAGTGCGTACCGCTCCTGCAGCACGGTCCTCAGGGCAGCCGAACTCGCGTGCTCCACAAGCTCGTCGAGGCCGACCGCCGAGGCATTGAGAGCGAACAGGGTGAGCACGAGGTCGGATTCCTCGTCGTCCCACGCCGCCGGACCGCGCGACCGGATCGACTCCAGAGCCGACCGCAGGTCCGCCCTGACCCGGTACTCGCCTTTGTAGAGCAGCCAGTGGTGGCGACTGTAGACCAGCGGACGGGCGCAGGCGTCGAGAATTCCGGCCACGCATTGCGGGTCCGCTGCGGCCGCGACGGCGGCACGCAACTCGGTACCCGCATCGATGCCGGCGAAGTGTGATTCCGACTTGGACACAAGCGGCAACACAAGCCCCCCCCTTGGGCGTCGGGAAGTACCTTTTCGAAGAAGTTGGATCGACCGCAAGCCGACCTCTCGGTTCTTGAGGTCCTCGGCGTCCGAGCGGTCGGCCGGAACAATCGGCCAGGACAGTCGGCCGGAACAATCGGCCAGGACAATCGGGAACGACTGAAGAAAGGAACCGAACGCGGAGTCCACACGCACCGCGAAACGTCCTTGAACCCCCGGGGCAATCAAATCTACACCAGACCACACACCAAGTTCCAACAAATTCTTACAGCCAGACACCCCCGCCTGTCAGGAAGACCCGATCGTGTCCCAGATCGCGAGACGACTCAACCGCCGGACGTGGCCAGCTGGTGACGTTCAGTAATGCAATCTCCGTCTACACGCGGAGAATCGGATCCCTGGCTGATATGGCCGCACCAAGCTGACTCGGCGTCAAAGATGCGGTGGGACATG
Coding sequences within:
- a CDS encoding ABC transporter permease, which translates into the protein MTASTSWTAWTASTATGRLRAGTGFVLRSWRLELWQLMRSRLYLFQCVLLPLIFASLAFYMFRSSTRHVAPIDVALSAALMGMWSSTLLGSGNAINRLRWSQILEPLVASPRSTFLITLPFALATASLGVYGLVATLLWSALLFDMPLHIADPLLFVGAVGVTVVALGMLGLLMASAFILYPTAQSLANFFEYPVWMLSGMLVPISTLPASVRSISYLLAPTWGVKALEGAAAGTSGAGSAVGMCALLSAVYIAVTLLLQKRFEWLARSSGTLALQ
- a CDS encoding ABC transporter permease, coding for MTLRLFFVAGWRSHLALFRWLRPSAFIPTVLGVPVVQLIWFVHLGRYLGTYPTQYYVVGNALNACAMAGLFAPAMSVQGERVSGTLSAVLATPANRAVMFGGRIGPAVLMGALTSSVMLALGTALGWLHVPLGSLPRLALAVLVTAMSCSACGLLVGAIGLRTREPIFAASVVLYSMLLLCGVNIPLDRLPGWLAAIGEVMPMSQGIEAARDALAGSGGVVGLLGWELLKAAVLALAALLVLRVLERSSRERAALDDA
- a CDS encoding alpha/beta hydrolase, whose amino-acid sequence is MSTEPRPVPAPLRIDPHLVRTAALYRRVDHADPLAVRREAARRITIARMTGLWFGSDPGVEVRDRLLPSDDGIEVPVRVYRPVGESEPGPAVLYLHGGAFISGDLDFEHPRCLEMCRETGFTVVAVDYRLAPEHPFPAGLDDCLTAYRWLRAEGSSIGVDAGRIAVAGSSAGGALTAALCLRARDTGLEPPGLQLLLYPVTDDRLRTRSVREFADTPAWDSRNCVHMWDHYLGPAERRGPVSPYAAPARATDLRGLPPAYVMTAEYDPLRDEGDEYARRLAEAGVPTELHRFAGTFHAFDTLASAPVSRRACREHYEVLRDRMNATTGEK
- a CDS encoding acyl carrier protein, which encodes MPTIMPSEDEFVRNAVQFLAEIGADSSGLEPETDLFESGVLDSLGSLAFLDFLEQQRGAEIDIDTLNISMISSLRSAYAFITAERG
- a CDS encoding acyl-CoA dehydrogenase family protein, producing MTETDPRGFTPELELALTAAAEQAAASAADVDRGARLPTEALQVLRDTNLMAAIAPREFGGLGLGLPALVRIAERLARSCGSSAMIWAMHQAQLACLVRHHRESPLLRKAVAERWLIASVTSERGVGGDLRSSLSSLADGPDGRQTLEKDGTTVSYGAGADAYLVTARRTADADTGNQVAVLVTRDQVELEQQGEWDVLGMRGTCSPAFRIRAAFQRDQILPVPFRTVAAETMVPVSHLLWAGVWSGLAAESVHRAVRSVRGRAPADPTAAVPELARAHLRLTAMRAQLDAAVRAVEPVFDAGREPTLGLGAQLNALKISVSEGAVETAHLALQVCGMAGFAERGPYSVARILRDAYSAPLMIGNGRLLAANARTVLLSRGER
- a CDS encoding ABC transporter ATP-binding protein — encoded protein: MQDLTARSAIEIQALVRTFQEPQGRVKRAVDGLSLRVEQGEMVGLLGPNGAGKTSTAKILMTVLLPTSGQVSVLGHDVVREAQTVRRLIGVILGGDAGLYARLSARDNLLLFADLYGIPYREQKRRVPELLDMVGLLGNERKRVETYSRGMKQRLHIARGLLHDPKVVILDEPSNGIDPVGARELRALVRDLVHQQGRTVLLTTHYMFEADELCDRVAVMRNGKKIAEGTPEALKKQTAGQVVLTVNVTGADDGHVNRLRALPGIRSVSLTELDSGQSLDIHSGLETDVTAAVLAELREVAIREVFKREPTLEDAYVALISGGGR
- a CDS encoding acyl carrier protein translates to MIEPDFVRVRLFDPNDELMSKGREAAVMTEEIRKVITVIPKLQDIVPGVAADTDLWDAGMDSMTSVQMMMLLEDHFGVELPERALTRETFASIRSLEAVLVELLNEKKAVSSD
- a CDS encoding NAD(P)-dependent oxidoreductase, which codes for MRVGFVGAGLMGAPMVERLLAAGHEVVVSSRSPGRLPSGWSVVDTPEAAAEQAEVICTILPDAAEVRSVVRSLLTTAQPGSVLLEMTTHSPQVARELAAEARRHGVAYLDSPAGGGIAAVRAGALAFWVGGSEAAVERARPVLTAIGDPEKLRHCGPVGAGLTVKLLNNYLVAVTAVASGEVLAMAREAGVDPRLAIEAITSGGGGANAQLAGLYPNRVLVGDFEAGFKLGYMVKDLGHAFDLADRLAVPSPVGRAAGDRMGEALAAYGPEVDFGSVSHLNGW
- a CDS encoding condensation domain-containing protein — its product is MSGSDPGPAVSIDTCERHLNRHRGRTEPVSEADRTPLTFGQLSVLRITARWPTDRWPETYLSVVVPVPAECPLDRVYAGLRSLCERHESLRTHFAETPRGPIQFVRPVEDRVRIATIEDPGADESAAMAIGRGQAAELIDRERDFGRRFTVVTDGGRPRFVVLVCDHIAADGFSLRRLSGELTVLMGGDDPEGRRWLTETPVQPRELALFQRSDANRSSRTAALAHWTRLLDTLDPGVFPVPDHGDQDPGRIEAVLRSPGARSALATAAERLGVPAHGVLLALSSVALAVVSGTARVVLTLQSSNRFRLPWQDLVSSMNQYAPLPLDIGAAPDGFGRYAASVQAAALRSYRFGAYDIDEVTALVRAERGIELGFDNFYNFMAQDIMAAPPYPAASGHASARVEATLPNRQVGPRFDMRVRGGREMPVVIRTDPRVLPEDRLHSLLSWYDQELRRLAVDAEVSTQALYATCESAVARTAS